In Pyrus communis chromosome 15, drPyrComm1.1, whole genome shotgun sequence, the genomic stretch CCAAATTAGCCTATTTTCAATCAAATcccaaaagagagagaaacacgATACaagcaaatgaaaagaaaaggatgATTACGTTGCATTAATTAACCTCTCACTCTCGCATCAATAGGCATAGATTTCAGAAATTCGGATCTTGCTGTATCCATTCACTGCTTCAACTTGACGCCAAATCCAGTTGCTACTTCCATTTCATAGAGAATTGGATCTGTAGGTGAAACTTGAAACTAGGTTTTGGCTTCGGGACATGTTTATAGCTGGGCTTGTTGTGTTGGTGGTCATGCAAGAAAGATGGAATTTAGATTTGAAGTAGAGATTTGGAGAAATTGTTGGATTTTGTGCGTGTTCGATTTTGATGGGACTTGAGATTTGATTCTGAGGTGAGGTGTGGTGTGGTGATTATTTCGGTTCCAAAGGCTCCGAGTCGGAGGACAACATGTTCTGGAGGGACCGTGACCGTGAGAGGGACAACAAAGACCAAAACGGTGGCGGCGGTCCGCCTTGTGGCCAGGTTCGGGTGCTGGTTGTCGGCGACTCTGGTATCTTGTTCTTTTTctaacttttgattttcttttaatttcttttgtgttttggttTTCCTAAATTTTGATTGATTGCTTTCTCCTTGATCGTGCTGTATGTGCTCGTATCCTATCGGTGTCATGATGTTTGTAATTAGGAGGAATATGGATCGTGACAATAAAGTTTCGTTACAACTTTGGTACCAAATTGTTGTAGATATGAGTTTGGAGACAGGACAGTTCTGACCACAGTGGTTGCTTCTCTTCAATTAGTTCGTTACAGAATTATTCGATTAAAAGTTTCTTGTAGCGGTGTACCAAAGCAATTTGAACTCGGAGGCTTAAGTGACACGCGAGAGTGACTTTGTCATGGAATTTTTGGAACTTGATTAGTAGATATCTACACATTTCATTTTTGCATTCTGGCTTGAGAAAGGTCTGTGCATctttatattttggaaatagGTTGGCCAGGTTTAATGAAACCTTTACCTGTTTTGATCTTGAACCAGTAGGTAATGTTGTGATGCTTACTCAATCATGGAGTGGTTCTACACATGTTAGTTTCAAGTAGTTGTGTCAAGTTCAATTCTGATGTGCTTGattgttaaaatatattatctaAGCTTGCTAGAAGTGTAATGCCTTTAATGTTTATGATATTGCATTGCTCAAATTAATTTTTGGTAGGCAGAATTGGAATCCTCTAAACCTGTAATTTGACATCTGCACATGTGCGCGAAAAACAATTGTTTAATGCATTAGGGAGTATTTTACTTATCCAATCTCTTTTGTTGTACATTACATCTCGTAACTTCAGTTTTATTATCAAACTTCATCGTTATATTGTGATGTATTCGTAGGTGTTGGAAAAACTGCTCTTGTTCATCTGATTGTCAAAGGTTCTTCCATCACGCGTCCTCCTCAGACAGTAGGGTGTACAGTAGGTGTAAAGGTGAGAATTAACAGTACTTTGATTCTGATGGGATATTGAGAACTATTTCTGAACTTCAAGTCTCAATAATTGTTTACTGTTTTTCTATCCAGCATACTACTTATGGAAACTTGGGTAGCTCGTCAAGCAGTATTAAAGGTGACGCTGAGAGAGATTTCTTTATTGAACTCTGGGATGTGTCTGGACATGATAGATACAAAGAATGCCGATCTCTTTTTTATTCCCAAATTAATGGCAAGTTTGGGACCTCTCTCCCTCTATAAACATTTTATTCTCCTGGTAAATAGTATGCATGTTAATACAAGGTAGAGACAAAGGCCGTGAAGTAAAGAAAGTCTAAGGGACAATTTAATTGACTATTTACTGTTAATTTAGAAATCAACAGCCTTCTTGGGCTTGTAAGTGCTTAAATTTAACCATTTTTGCATCTCTTGTTGCATCCATGTTCTataataatgatggaaaaaaaagCATGATAGGTGTTGACAAAATTTTAGTGGTAGGTCATGGTGGTATTCAGCTATGATCAATACGATTGTACACAATTTATTTCCTATAAAAACTATGGAACCAGCATGTTGCTGCCGGATTTAGATTTTTCAGCTCATGATACACTTTGACATTCATATGCAGGTGTAATCTTTGTTCATGATCTCTCCCAGAGGAGGACAAAAACTGGCTTACAGAAGTGGGCAGCTGAGATTGCTGCAACTGGGACATTTTCGGCTCCTCTAGGATCTGGAGGTCCTGGTGGCCTTCCTGTCCCATATATTGTTATAGGTAACAAAGCTGATATTGCTGCAAAAGAGGGTACAAGGGGAAGCAGTGGCAATCTTGTTGACGTAGCTCGACAGTGGGTTGAGAAACAAGGTTTGCTTCCATCCAGTGAAGAACTTCCACTGACTGAGAGTTTCCCTGGTGCTGGAGGCCTTATTGCGGTAAGCAGCAGGttttttattcttgtttttcttgctaCCCTTTTTCCCTTCTCTATTGACGCTGTAGACATTATatcaatgaaaatgaaattagtATATGGTAACTTAGCATTCAATGAATGTGGTTGTGGTTGCATGAGACATGTTTGTAGGCAACTGACCTTGTTTTGCTGTCTCATTGGGTAAAATGCCTCACCTTAGAAAACGACATTTGGGAAGGATTTCTTTTAATAGCTGCTACTATGCTCTCTTTTTTGTTGACTTGGATAGTTTGCAATTTTCGAGCTGCCATGGAACTTTGTACTTGACGTAGAAAGTGACAAAGGGAGGAAACTTCACACGTGTATCAAAATGCTGTTAGAttctaagagcatctccaatgggcTCTCTATATGAGCTCCTAACTAGAATTTAGGGAGGATTTCAAAAAATCAACTCCAATAATGCTCCCTACCCACCTCCTCCTAAGATAGGGATTGATCTAGGAGATCCTAAATATAGGGAGGGAAAAAGGAGCTCCTATTGGCTCTTTATAATTAATGCTAACTGTTTCAATATTatttcaaataaataattaattcctaTTGGCTAATTATTGACGCATAGTCATTATGACTCTAAAGTAGGGAGTACGGAGGGGGCTCCTAAAATAACTTTTTGATAGTTTTAGCTAAAACTTTGCTATAAAATAGAAGGCCTTGTTTGTTTGTCAGAACGAAGAGGAAGCAACAAAAATTGCACAACTTGGAGTTCTTGCCATGAATAAGTTACCTGATGTGGTGCTGTCTGGATGGTGGGACAGTATCAAATCAAACGACAAAAAGGTGGTTAGTTATGGTGGATGGGTTGCTCTGGAAGGTTTACCACCGCATCTTTGGACCAATGATTTTTTCCAAAACATTGGCGATGCATGCGGTGGTCTGGTAGAAGTTGATCGTAGAACAGCTAACTTTGGTTTTTTGATTGAAGCAAAGTTAAAAATCAAACCCAACAACATTGGCTTTATTCCAGAGTTCGTAAATGTGGTAGATGGAGAATCAGTTTTCAGGGTAAAAATCTGTCAACTTTCGCCAGCAAAGAGACCTAATCTTTCGGCTGCAGATTGTGGAGTAACCACAATAACAAGGGGCTCTTTGAAGACTGAATCGAAGTTACAAAGGATCACCGGAATTATCCCTCCGGCGAAAGCAGATTTTCAACAGACTACCCCTATATCAGGGACACGTGTCTGTTTTCAGATTGGAGATTTTGAATGCCCTGTCACTGTTGGATCTGAAAGAAAGCAAGGAGAAAGCATGCATGTGACAGAGAGTGTGCGGGTTGAGAAGCCTGTAATTAATGACTACTTTTTCTGTAAGAAAGCAAGGTGAACAGCAGAGAGTAGGAAAACTGACAGGAGCGGTGGAAATGACAGAAGCGGTGGATTTCTCAGAAGGAGCAGAAAAGGCAGTTGCAGgggattattttaataattcatTAGAGAAAGGAAGTCAGAAAGAAGTGGTCTTTTCGGATATAGGCAAGGGCTTGGAGGTATGTGGGACAGTTGGTGGCGGTGGTATTCCCACCGAAGGAGCACAAAAATCAACGAAGGGGTTTTATTTTAATAGGACAAAAAGGGAGGTTAATCTCAAAAGTGGTCTATTTTGGAATAAAGAAATGGTAGTGGAGGCATGTGGGCCTTCCATTAATAAGGAGAATTCTTTATTTCACTCTGCAAGGATGGTGGGTCTTGACCCACATAATCTTTTTGCAGGGTCATGTGTAGGCCCAATTAATCTAGAATTCAATGGGCCGAGATTTCAACTACAAGAAGGAATGGTTTTGTCAACCATGGATAATATGCAGACATCCTTGCTGGAGTATTCAACAGTGAACAATTCTCAATGTTCTTCGGCTATGAAAGCTCATCACAAGGGTGTTTCAAGTAAAACTCCAATGTGTTTCAATTTGAATTTCCTTGGGAGATTTGGCGATTCTGATATTTGTGGAAAAAGACTGAAGCTTGTTCTTCCAGATGAGTTCGGATCTTATCTGACTCCTTTCGAGAGGCCTAAACTGAAGGAAATTCAATCTCCCAATCTCACCTTCTTAAATAATGTTTGTGAACAGATGGATGAAAAGGAAAGTGATGTCGATGATGTTCCAATTAGGCCATCGGGCAGGTTGATTGAAGAGGAATCATCTGAACAAAGGATGAGGTTGACAGAGGATCTTGGTCTGGATTATTCTCAATTATCAGATTTTGGTGAAGACGAATACATGTCACAATCATCAGTTTCAAAGGAGTTTGGTGATTCTTCACAAGACGAAAATGAAACCTTCGATGTTTTTGATCGCTGTAACGATGTGTTTCACAATCTCTTCACTGATACAACAATGGAAACAAGGACGACGTTGGATGAGGTACCTTCTCAGTCGCATCATATAGCAAATTTAGACAATGTGGAACAAGTTGAATACAAAGATACTggaaaaaacaagaaactgtTAAAGTACAGCAGAAGGAAAAGGTCGGCTAGCGTATCAGTCAAACGTGAAGCACAAACTCGAACTACCAAATTCATGTCAAATATGAAAGTTTCTTTGGTGCCACTGAAAAGGTCTTTATTTCTTGAGAGGAATACTGGGAAAGGCATTGCTAGCAAGCTTGTGGGTGGAAACAAGgcagaaaagaaaattcaaggGGGCATTGTCAGATTTAATGAAGATAATTAGCTGGAATGTTAAGAGGATTGGGAAGTAGGCAGAAGAGGTTGATTTTGAAACAGCAATTCAGGCGATTAAAGCCCGATATTATTATCttacaagaaacaaagaaagaatcaATTGACAGATCGCTTGTGGCTAGTGTTTGGGGAAGCAGATTTAAAGAGTGGATTTACGCCCCTGCTCAAGGAAGATCTGGGGGTATAGCTGTGATTTGGAACACCAAACACATCTCGGTTATTGAATCTTTGGTTGGAGGTTTCTCTGTCTCCATAAAAGTTAAAGCCCTCAATGGGTTAGACTGGTGGTTATCTGGTGTCTATGGTCCCTGCAAAAATAGAGAGCGAAAGGAGTTCTGGGAAGAAATGGCTGGCCTTTACGGTCTTTGCGGACCAAGATGGTGTGTAGGAGGAGATTTTAACGTGGTGAGATTTGTAAATGAGAAATCAAATGGGGGAAGAATGACTACAAGCATGAGGAACTTTAATGATTTCATCCAAGATACAGAACTCAAGGATTTGGAGTTGCTCAATGCTCAATTTACTTGGTCAAACTTCAGAGAAGAACCTGTGTGTCGGAGGTTAGACAGATTTTTGATCTCGGTAGGTTGTGAAGAGATTTTTCCAGAGGTAAGACAAATGGCTTTGGCAAGGGTCACTTCTGACCATTGTCCAATCCAACTAGATACTAACAAGGTGAAATGGGGGCCAAGTCCTTTCAGATTTGAAAACATGTGGCTACAGCACCCAGATTTCAGGAACAAGTTCAAACAATGGTGGCAATCTGAGCAGGTGGAGGGTTGGGAAGGTTATAAATTTTTGTACAAGTTAAAAGCTATCAAAAGAAAGTTGCAAAGATGGAGTAAGGAAAGTTTTGGTGATGTCGAGAAACAAATTAAGGATGCTGAGGCTAGCATAGAGGATTTAGATAGGAGAGAAGGGTTGGAAGGGCTAGATGTTGCTgctaaaagaaagaaggaagagtTACTTTTCCTTGTGGAAGATCTAGCTTATAAGGAAGAAGTGAAGTGGAGACAGAGAGGTAAAGTGGAATGGGCTAAAGAAGGGGACGGTAATACTAAATTTTTCCATAGAATAGCAAGtggaagaaggaagagaaacTATATAGAAAGGTTGGAAGTGGATGATAGGGGAGTGGTAGAGGATGCAGAAGAGATAGAAAAACATATCGTTAACTTCTTCAAGTCCCTGTTTAGTAGTAACGAAGAGGTATGTTGGGGCTTGGAAGGCATCAATTGGGCCTCAATAAGTGAATCTGAGGCAGCTTGGCTTGAGAGGCCTTTTGAGGAATCGGAAGTACAAAGAGCAGTCTTTGATTGTGGAAGGGATAAATCGCCAGGACCAAATGGTTATTCCTTGCAAATGTTTCAACACTGTTGGGAATTCCTGAAAGTGGATATTTTGAAGGTCATGGAGGAGTTCTTTGAGGCCGGAATAATAAATGCGGTGacaaatgaaacatttatttgtcTAATTCCGAAAAAGTCAGATTCTTTGAAAGTGACGGACTACAGGCCTATAAGCCTAGTTACTGGATTATACAAAATTGTGGCGAAAACCCTAGCTTCAAGATTAAGGGAGGTTATGGGCAGCACAATCTCTCCACATCAAGGAGCTTTTGTTAAAGGCCGACAAATTTTGGATGCTGTCCTTATTGCAAATGAGGTGGTAGAAGAGGTGAGgcagaagaaagaggagggatTGGTGTTTAAAATCGATTTTGAAAAGGCTTATGATCATGTCGAGTGGAGATTTTTAGACGaagttttacaaagaaaaggcTTTGGCATTAGATGGAGAAAATGGGTGCAGGGATGTCTAAATTCTGCAAATTTCTCCGTTTTGATCAATGGGAGGCCTAGGGGAAAATTTCATGCTTCAAGAGGTTTGAGACAAGGCGACCCACTGTCACCTTTTCTTTTTACCTTAGTAGTGGACGCCTTGAGTAGATTAATGGAGAAGGCTCAAGAAAATCAGCTGATCAAAGGTTTAGGCATTGGGCAAGAAAGGGTGGAGATATCTCATCTTCAATTTGCTGATGATACTATTTTCTTCTTGGCGGATGATGAGGAAGTTTGGAACAATTTATTAGAGGTGctcaatttattttgtactgTTTCAGGGTTGAAAATCAACAAAGCAAAGTGTTCTTTGGCTGGAATAAACTCAGATTGTGAGAAATTAAAAAGGTTGGCAGATTCTTGGGGTTGTGAGGTGGGTAGTTGGCCAATAAAGTATTTGGGTCTCCCTCTTGGGGGTAGGCCAAGAGTATAGAAACAGAAAACTTCCTCTGTAACTTTTTCTGATTGTATTGAATAGAATAATCAGTTACACAGATATGAATATATATAGCCTTAGCTGCCTTAGTCTAATTACAAGAATACCCTCAACTATCTTAACTAATTACAGTAACTAACATAACTGATTACATTTAGCTTTATCATACTACTTAACAGTAACTACAGTAGATGACTTGTCATTTGCCCtattacaccccctcaagctaaaAGAGGAATCAGTGAGGATTCCAATTGGAAGCTTGGAACAGAGAAAAGAGAACCTGTTCTTGGACAAAGATTTGGTGTGAAGATCAGCCAATTGGTCTTCACTACACATATTGAACTTTGATGAGATTTGCAAGAACCAACTCTCAGATATAGTGATAGTCAATCTCAACATGCTTGGTTCGAGCATGAAAAATAGGATTAGAGGCTAAAGAGATTGCAGAAATATTATCACACCATAGGGTAGGTAGAGTAGGAAGAGGGAAATGAAGATCTTTGAGAATTTTGCAAACCCAAGTGAGTTCTGCTGCAGTATGAGCTAAAGAacgatattcagcttctgtAGAGGAACGAGCAACAGTGCTTTGTTTCTTTGCACTCCAGCTGATGAGATTAGggccaagaaaaacacaataaCCACTGGTAGACCGCCTGTCAAAAGTGCagccagcccaatcagcatcagagTAAGCTGAAAGGGCGAGGGTACCTTTAGTAAACCATAACCCATGAGACAGAGAACCTTTAAGAAATCTGAGAACCCTTTTTGCTGCTTGAAGGTGTTGTTCTCGTGGAGCATGCATAAACTGACAGATCTGATTAACAGCAAATGCAAGATCCGGGCGAGTCCAAGTGAGATATTGTAGTCCACCAACTATGGAACGATATTCAGTGGGATTGGATAAGAGAGGCCCACTGTGGTCCAGCTTTTGAGACCCGAGAGGAGTGCAACAAGGTTTGGCACCTTccatatttgttttcttgagGAGGTCAAGTAAGTACTTagtttgatgaagaaagagGCCATTGGAAGACCTGTGAACTTCCAATCCCAAGAAATAGTGTAAAGGGCCAAGATCTTTCACTGGAAACAGATTACTAAGTTGCTGGATAAACTGTTGACAGAGTTGAGAATCAGGGCCAGTGACTaggatatcatccacataaacaaGAACAATGACTTGCTGAGGACCAGGAAGGACAAACAAGGAAGCATCAGATTGGGATTGGTGAAACCCAAGAGTATGAAGGGCGTGAAACAACTTATCAAACCAAGCTCGAGGagcttgtttaagaccatataaGGATTTCTTCAGCTTGCAAACAAAATGGGAAGAATTGGAATCAATAAAACCTGGGGGCTGTTGCATGTAAACATCCTCCTTTAAGTCaccatgaagaaaggcattgCTAATGTCTAACTGATTCAAGAACCAATTAAATTGGACAGCAAGGGCAAGAAGAATTCGAATGGTAACTGGTTTTGCAACAGGACTGAAGGTTTCTTGAAAATCAACCCCTTCTTGCTGATGAAATCCTTTTGCCACCAAGCGGGCTTTGTGTTTGTCAAGAGTGCCATCAGGATTTTTCTTAACCCGGaaaacccatttacaaccaactACATTTTGAGAAGGATGAGGAGGAACAAGAGACCATGTTCCTGTGGAGATTAAAGCATTATATTCAGCTTGCATGGCAGCTCTCCAGTGAGCATGCTTTGATGCTTGCAGATAGGTACTAGGAACAAGGTCAAGATCAACAGGGAGTGGATGTTTGGTTGCTGAATAAGCGCGAGACATGTTTATTCCAGCCTTAGATCTTGTAATCATAGGATGTGTATTCACAGAAAGTGGTGGATGACTTGTCTGAAGAGGCACAAGAGAGGAATTACTAAGAGAGACAGAACTGGATGAACTAGAAGAAGGATCCACGGACTGAGTGCATGAAGGAACTGCAgggggaggtggaggtggaggggCAGAAGGACATGATGAGTCTGAAGAGGTACTAGGTGTAGGAGAACTTGAGACATAGTGGCGGAAGTGAAGATCCAAGGATGGAGAATAGGCTGAAGAAGAAGTCTCTGAAGTTGAACTGTTACTCAGCAGGGACTTGAATGGATAAGAGTGTTCATCAAACACAACATGTCGAGAGATGTAGATCCTGTTGGTCACGGGATCAAGACACCTATAGCCTTTATGTTGGAGACTATACCCCAAAAACACACAACTTTTGCTTTTAGCATCCAGTTTGCTAGGAATGTAAGGCTTAAGCCAAGGATAACATTGACAGCCAAAAACTTTCAGTTTAGAGTAATCTGGATGTTGCTTGAAGAGAAGTTCCCAAGGAGACTGTGTAAGACCAGAAATAGGAAGCCTATTAATAAGATAGATGGCAGTggagaaggcttcaacccaaaacaCTTGAGGAACATGAGAGGCAACAAGTAATGTTCGAGCTGTCTCAACAAGATGGCGATGCTTCCTCTCTGCacaaccattttgttcaggAGTATGTGGACAACTAAATTGATGTAAGATGCCATGTGTTCGAAGAAAAGAAGCAAGGGAGTGACTGGTGAATTCACCCCCTGAATCTGAGCGCAGAATCTTGATTTTATTGCCACTGAAATTTTCTACATAGCTTTTGAAAGTAACAAATGTAGAAAATACATCAGATTTGGACTTCAATGGAAAAAACCAACTATATTTGCTAAAGTCATCAACAAGAAGTAGGTAATACTTGAAACCACAATTAGATGTAACAGAGGCAGGGCCCCATAGATCACAATGCAGAAGTTGGAGACTTTGAGTTGTTGATGAAGA encodes the following:
- the LOC137717256 gene encoding small GTPase LIP1-like, which encodes MFWRDRDRERDNKDQNGGGGPPCGQVRVLVVGDSGVGKTALVHLIVKGSSITRPPQTVGCTVGVKHTTYGNLGSSSSSIKGDAERDFFIELWDVSGHDRYKECRSLFYSQINGVIFVHDLSQRRTKTGLQKWAAEIAATGTFSAPLGSGGPGGLPVPYIVIGNKADIAAKEGTRGSSGNLVDVARQWVEKQGLLPSSEELPLTESFPGAGGLIAAAKEARYDKEAVMKFFRVLIKRRYFSDDLPAQNPWSSSQVQRPAQTVDENWSDEDHSYRNASLRADPYKYNMLPPLPAQRNLTPPPTLYPQQPVSVSENYRLPRFSHNSYSEISSAARSKRSDINV